A genomic region of Chaetodon auriga isolate fChaAug3 chromosome 11, fChaAug3.hap1, whole genome shotgun sequence contains the following coding sequences:
- the blnk gene encoding B-cell linker protein isoform X1: MNLPSREECEGWDQAQVALFMCKNKMQECAATVNRLGINGQRLLNLSDSELSKFSLIHQPQLQKIVQDIKKNDGSLLNKLRRLKSKPLPKVPARDYRDDDQLSEPDYDNDMYEDPREDQDDSYEPPPSHRVFTTTPSASFPRGEYLDNCRNRPHRPPRKPLRPSKASKQLPPEPTSVESDEEDYINPDGSNDDDNYVEPAENPSPNPVMHGRNRAGRDLPVLPTPSPECPPSPDVYEVPDQKENSLSLPASRPCPIPTTQSHSLPPKPSPRLNTSRSPMTVQEPTDGDEYEVCDPDNSTSEKPTEGPPIVRPKPLPRERSPKPPLKPRPDLKPRDFESRMLPAMQTEQTPPPKAFSLDLKRPKIPLPQFTSLKAADRGSFFAENGSADQDKDTDVYHKAWYASACDRKTADDTLVRSNKDGAFLVRKSSGHDAHQPYTLVVFYKGRVYNIPIRFIPATQQYALGREKKGEEYFSSVSHIIENHQRNPLVLIDSQSNTKDATRLCFPMKPWKTLTDG, from the exons atgaacctgCCGTCCAGAGAGGAGTGTGAGGGGTGGGACCAGGCGCAGGTAGCCCTCTTCATGTGCAAG AACAAAATGCAGGAATGTGCTGCCACCGTGAACAGACTGGGAATTAATGGACAGAGACTCTTG AACCTGTCTGACAGTGAATTGAGCAAGTTTAGTCTCATCCACCAGCC GCAGCTTCAGAAGATCGTTCAAGACATCAAGAAAAATGACGGCAGCTTACTGAACAAACTGAGAAG ACTGAAAAGCAAACCACTTCCAAAAGTACCTGCGAGAGATTACAGAG ATGATGACCAACTGTCTGAACCTGATTAC GATAATGACATGTATGAGGATCCACGTGAGGACCAGGATGACAGCTACGAGCCTCCTCCTAGCCACAGAGTCTTCACCACAACTCCTTCTGCTTCCTTCCCAAGGGGGGAGTATCTTG ACAACTGCCGTAACCGACCCCACCGGCCACCCAGGAAGCCCCTCCGCCCAAGCAAAGCCTCCAAACAACTCCCACCTGAACCCACCTCTGTGGAGAGCGATGAG GAAGACTACATCAATCCAGACGGCAGTAACGATGATGACAACTATGTAGAGCCTGCAGAGAACCCATCTCCCA ATCCTGTGATGCATGGTCGGAACAGAGCAGGGAGGGACCTTCCCGTGTTGCCTACACCTTCACCAGAGTGTCCACCCAGTCCTG ACGTTTATGAGGTTCCGGACCAAAAG GAGAACTCATTATCTCTTCCAGCAAGCAG GCCGTGTCCAATCCCCACCACACAGTCCCATTCTTTACCGCCGAAACCCAGCCCCAG acTGAATACGTCGAGATCTCCTATGACT GTCCAGGAGCCCACAGACGGCGACGAATATGAAGTTTGTGATCCAGATAATA GTACCAGTGAGAAACCCACAGAGGGTCCTCCTATAGTCCGACCCAAACCTTTGCCCAGAGA gaggTCACCAAAGCCACCTTTAAAGCCG AGGCCAGATCTGAAACCGAGGGATTTTGAAA GCCGAATGCTGCCTGCGATGCAAACTGAGCAGACGCCTCCGCCAAAAGCTTTTTCACTGGACTTGAAGCGGCCAAA AATTCCTCTTCCACAGTTTACCTCCCTCA aagcagctgacagagggagcttttttgctgaaaatggGTCAGCAGACCAAGATAAG GACACAGACGTCTATCATAAAGCCTGGTATGCCAGCGCATGTGACCGCAAGACTGCTGACGACACCTTGGTCCGCTCAAACAAA gacgGGGCGTTTCTGGTGAGGAAGAGCTCCGGTCACGATGCTCACCAGCCCTACACATTAGTGGTGTTTTATAAAGGCAGAGTGTACAACATCCCGATCCGCTTCATACCTGCTACTCAGCAGTACGCTCtgggaagagagaagaaaggggaGGAG TATTTCAGCAGCGTCTCCCACATCATTGAGAACCACCAGAGGAATCCTCTGGTGTTGATTGACAGCCAGAGCAACACCAAGGACGCCACCAGGCTGTGCTTCCCTATGAAGCCTTGGAAGACCCTCACTGATGGCTAA
- the blnk gene encoding B-cell linker protein isoform X2 codes for MIKCVSMRPRFSTLKENLSDSELSKFSLIHQPQLQKIVQDIKKNDGSLLNKLRRLKSKPLPKVPARDYRDDDQLSEPDYDNDMYEDPREDQDDSYEPPPSHRVFTTTPSASFPRGEYLDNCRNRPHRPPRKPLRPSKASKQLPPEPTSVESDEEDYINPDGSNDDDNYVEPAENPSPNPVMHGRNRAGRDLPVLPTPSPECPPSPDVYEVPDQKENSLSLPASRPCPIPTTQSHSLPPKPSPRLNTSRSPMTVQEPTDGDEYEVCDPDNSTSEKPTEGPPIVRPKPLPRERSPKPPLKPRPDLKPRDFESRMLPAMQTEQTPPPKAFSLDLKRPKIPLPQFTSLKAADRGSFFAENGSADQDKDTDVYHKAWYASACDRKTADDTLVRSNKDGAFLVRKSSGHDAHQPYTLVVFYKGRVYNIPIRFIPATQQYALGREKKGEEYFSSVSHIIENHQRNPLVLIDSQSNTKDATRLCFPMKPWKTLTDG; via the exons ATGATCAAGTGCGTATCTATGAGGCCAAGGTTCAGCACTTTGAAGGAG AACCTGTCTGACAGTGAATTGAGCAAGTTTAGTCTCATCCACCAGCC GCAGCTTCAGAAGATCGTTCAAGACATCAAGAAAAATGACGGCAGCTTACTGAACAAACTGAGAAG ACTGAAAAGCAAACCACTTCCAAAAGTACCTGCGAGAGATTACAGAG ATGATGACCAACTGTCTGAACCTGATTAC GATAATGACATGTATGAGGATCCACGTGAGGACCAGGATGACAGCTACGAGCCTCCTCCTAGCCACAGAGTCTTCACCACAACTCCTTCTGCTTCCTTCCCAAGGGGGGAGTATCTTG ACAACTGCCGTAACCGACCCCACCGGCCACCCAGGAAGCCCCTCCGCCCAAGCAAAGCCTCCAAACAACTCCCACCTGAACCCACCTCTGTGGAGAGCGATGAG GAAGACTACATCAATCCAGACGGCAGTAACGATGATGACAACTATGTAGAGCCTGCAGAGAACCCATCTCCCA ATCCTGTGATGCATGGTCGGAACAGAGCAGGGAGGGACCTTCCCGTGTTGCCTACACCTTCACCAGAGTGTCCACCCAGTCCTG ACGTTTATGAGGTTCCGGACCAAAAG GAGAACTCATTATCTCTTCCAGCAAGCAG GCCGTGTCCAATCCCCACCACACAGTCCCATTCTTTACCGCCGAAACCCAGCCCCAG acTGAATACGTCGAGATCTCCTATGACT GTCCAGGAGCCCACAGACGGCGACGAATATGAAGTTTGTGATCCAGATAATA GTACCAGTGAGAAACCCACAGAGGGTCCTCCTATAGTCCGACCCAAACCTTTGCCCAGAGA gaggTCACCAAAGCCACCTTTAAAGCCG AGGCCAGATCTGAAACCGAGGGATTTTGAAA GCCGAATGCTGCCTGCGATGCAAACTGAGCAGACGCCTCCGCCAAAAGCTTTTTCACTGGACTTGAAGCGGCCAAA AATTCCTCTTCCACAGTTTACCTCCCTCA aagcagctgacagagggagcttttttgctgaaaatggGTCAGCAGACCAAGATAAG GACACAGACGTCTATCATAAAGCCTGGTATGCCAGCGCATGTGACCGCAAGACTGCTGACGACACCTTGGTCCGCTCAAACAAA gacgGGGCGTTTCTGGTGAGGAAGAGCTCCGGTCACGATGCTCACCAGCCCTACACATTAGTGGTGTTTTATAAAGGCAGAGTGTACAACATCCCGATCCGCTTCATACCTGCTACTCAGCAGTACGCTCtgggaagagagaagaaaggggaGGAG TATTTCAGCAGCGTCTCCCACATCATTGAGAACCACCAGAGGAATCCTCTGGTGTTGATTGACAGCCAGAGCAACACCAAGGACGCCACCAGGCTGTGCTTCCCTATGAAGCCTTGGAAGACCCTCACTGATGGCTAA
- the blnk gene encoding B-cell linker protein isoform X3 — protein sequence MNMDTLGKLAAPATAKIRQLQKIVQDIKKNDGSLLNKLRRLKSKPLPKVPARDYRDDDQLSEPDYDNDMYEDPREDQDDSYEPPPSHRVFTTTPSASFPRGEYLDNCRNRPHRPPRKPLRPSKASKQLPPEPTSVESDEEDYINPDGSNDDDNYVEPAENPSPNPVMHGRNRAGRDLPVLPTPSPECPPSPDVYEVPDQKENSLSLPASRPCPIPTTQSHSLPPKPSPRLNTSRSPMTVQEPTDGDEYEVCDPDNSTSEKPTEGPPIVRPKPLPRERSPKPPLKPRPDLKPRDFESRMLPAMQTEQTPPPKAFSLDLKRPKIPLPQFTSLKAADRGSFFAENGSADQDKDTDVYHKAWYASACDRKTADDTLVRSNKDGAFLVRKSSGHDAHQPYTLVVFYKGRVYNIPIRFIPATQQYALGREKKGEEYFSSVSHIIENHQRNPLVLIDSQSNTKDATRLCFPMKPWKTLTDG from the exons ATGAATATGGATACGTTAGGTAAACTTGCTGCTCCTGCTACAGCAAAAATTCG GCAGCTTCAGAAGATCGTTCAAGACATCAAGAAAAATGACGGCAGCTTACTGAACAAACTGAGAAG ACTGAAAAGCAAACCACTTCCAAAAGTACCTGCGAGAGATTACAGAG ATGATGACCAACTGTCTGAACCTGATTAC GATAATGACATGTATGAGGATCCACGTGAGGACCAGGATGACAGCTACGAGCCTCCTCCTAGCCACAGAGTCTTCACCACAACTCCTTCTGCTTCCTTCCCAAGGGGGGAGTATCTTG ACAACTGCCGTAACCGACCCCACCGGCCACCCAGGAAGCCCCTCCGCCCAAGCAAAGCCTCCAAACAACTCCCACCTGAACCCACCTCTGTGGAGAGCGATGAG GAAGACTACATCAATCCAGACGGCAGTAACGATGATGACAACTATGTAGAGCCTGCAGAGAACCCATCTCCCA ATCCTGTGATGCATGGTCGGAACAGAGCAGGGAGGGACCTTCCCGTGTTGCCTACACCTTCACCAGAGTGTCCACCCAGTCCTG ACGTTTATGAGGTTCCGGACCAAAAG GAGAACTCATTATCTCTTCCAGCAAGCAG GCCGTGTCCAATCCCCACCACACAGTCCCATTCTTTACCGCCGAAACCCAGCCCCAG acTGAATACGTCGAGATCTCCTATGACT GTCCAGGAGCCCACAGACGGCGACGAATATGAAGTTTGTGATCCAGATAATA GTACCAGTGAGAAACCCACAGAGGGTCCTCCTATAGTCCGACCCAAACCTTTGCCCAGAGA gaggTCACCAAAGCCACCTTTAAAGCCG AGGCCAGATCTGAAACCGAGGGATTTTGAAA GCCGAATGCTGCCTGCGATGCAAACTGAGCAGACGCCTCCGCCAAAAGCTTTTTCACTGGACTTGAAGCGGCCAAA AATTCCTCTTCCACAGTTTACCTCCCTCA aagcagctgacagagggagcttttttgctgaaaatggGTCAGCAGACCAAGATAAG GACACAGACGTCTATCATAAAGCCTGGTATGCCAGCGCATGTGACCGCAAGACTGCTGACGACACCTTGGTCCGCTCAAACAAA gacgGGGCGTTTCTGGTGAGGAAGAGCTCCGGTCACGATGCTCACCAGCCCTACACATTAGTGGTGTTTTATAAAGGCAGAGTGTACAACATCCCGATCCGCTTCATACCTGCTACTCAGCAGTACGCTCtgggaagagagaagaaaggggaGGAG TATTTCAGCAGCGTCTCCCACATCATTGAGAACCACCAGAGGAATCCTCTGGTGTTGATTGACAGCCAGAGCAACACCAAGGACGCCACCAGGCTGTGCTTCCCTATGAAGCCTTGGAAGACCCTCACTGATGGCTAA